A single window of Sphingobacteriales bacterium DNA harbors:
- a CDS encoding Crp/Fnr family transcriptional regulator, with product MIDVQTARSKLFNYISTQIDVDSQLLRKFVDYFELEHHSKKDIIISEKANIDKVSFIISGLVRIYYVKEEKEITTWLLPENNFFMPVYHIFTKNNNYNTYEALEDTITLHTTYSKMEEVYTTDIQLERMGRLLVQRYYSHFLHHSYNVLFLSAEERYKLFVEGNPELLNRVPLKYIASYLGIKQETLSRIRSIR from the coding sequence ATGATAGATGTACAAACCGCAAGGAGTAAATTATTTAATTACATAAGTACGCAAATTGATGTAGATTCTCAGTTGTTAAGAAAGTTTGTAGATTATTTTGAACTAGAACATCATTCCAAAAAAGATATAATAATATCAGAAAAAGCAAATATTGATAAAGTTTCATTTATCATTTCTGGCTTAGTTAGGATATACTATGTAAAAGAAGAAAAGGAGATAACCACCTGGTTATTACCTGAAAATAATTTTTTCATGCCAGTTTATCATATTTTTACAAAAAATAATAATTATAATACTTATGAAGCATTAGAAGATACTATTACATTACATACAACTTATAGTAAAATGGAAGAAGTATATACAACTGATATTCAACTAGAGAGAATGGGTAGATTGTTGGTGCAAAGATATTACTCTCATTTTTTACATCATTCATATAATGTATTATTTTTAAGCGCAGAGGAAAGATACAAGCTTTTTGTTGAAGGAAATCCTGAGCTGTTGAATAGAGTGCCATTAAAATACATTGCATCGTATTTGGGCATAAAACAAGAAACCTTAAGTAGAATAAGATCTATAAGATAA
- the yidD gene encoding membrane protein insertion efficiency factor YidD, whose amino-acid sequence MNKNILLKIITYPFILIVLFYRIVISPSLGQGKCRYQPTCSKYALEALNKYGIFKGGYLSAKRILSCHPWGGSGYDPVP is encoded by the coding sequence ATGAATAAAAATATTTTATTAAAAATAATTACTTACCCATTTATTTTAATAGTTCTTTTTTATAGAATTGTAATTTCACCATCATTAGGACAAGGCAAGTGCAGATATCAGCCAACATGCTCAAAATATGCATTAGAAGCATTGAATAAATACGGAATTTTTAAAGGTGGATATCTGTCTGCAAAACGCATTCTCTCGTGTCATCCTTGGGGCGGAAGTGGCTACGATCCAGTGCCTTGA
- a CDS encoding DUF393 domain-containing protein — protein MNNEDKVVLFDGVCNFCQASVQFIIKHDKSNSLKFASLQSDIGKTLIAQYNIPATVDSIVFIKDNKAFIKSDAALEIAGFFEFPFYILKYFKIVPVAIRNFVYDIIARNRYNWFGKQDACMLPSPEVSARFLDAK, from the coding sequence ATGAATAATGAAGATAAAGTAGTATTGTTTGATGGTGTATGTAATTTTTGCCAAGCATCAGTGCAATTTATCATTAAACATGACAAATCAAATTCGCTAAAGTTTGCTTCGTTACAATCTGATATTGGCAAAACACTTATAGCTCAATATAATATTCCAGCAACTGTTGACAGCATTGTATTTATTAAAGACAATAAAGCATTTATAAAATCAGATGCAGCTTTGGAAATAGCAGGTTTCTTTGAATTTCCATTTTATATTTTAAAGTACTTCAAGATTGTACCAGTTGCAATACGCAACTTTGTATATGATATTATTGCAAGAAATAGATATAATTGGTTTGGCAAGCAAGATGCTTGTATGTTGCCATCACCAGAAGTAAGTGCAAGATTTTTAGATGCAAAATAA
- a CDS encoding T9SS type A sorting domain-containing protein: MAGLNDIWAVDYIRIDKNRDSIFDSNINDMAFQYPSPSLLKRYYAMPFSHFDSTHVKDSLTLSIKNNFINPTTDIADKYVAEITNDNNNIANYFGPSRDYLPLTTNIEKYPLFPIPTTYSDDTVILEVNYSYEVSAEDLSNTTIIKNNSLKHKQIFSNYFAYDDGTPERGYWVTGSDDYRLAVGYNLSHADTLRAIKMQFTPIKSDINAALFSIVVWKKIELGTNTEEIIYQHDNLTMADLVKEYGYDTINGFLYYNIREDFITDNNYDFPLVLEDSFYVGLIVYNKNTLTVGFDMNNNKKEYNYYMHTKVGSATAFKWFQSDFSGTMIINPILGKALEGYITSINNHKKYNIKIYPNPAKKYIHLSGITNESQIDIFDLNGSIIQSFRTTQDRIINIENLLPAMYVIHARNIVTNESGSLKFIKTNE; encoded by the coding sequence TTGGCTGGATTGAATGACATTTGGGCAGTAGACTACATTAGGATTGACAAAAACAGAGATTCAATATTTGATAGTAATATTAATGATATGGCATTTCAATATCCATCACCTAGTTTATTGAAAAGATATTACGCTATGCCTTTTTCCCATTTTGATTCAACTCATGTAAAAGATAGCCTTACCTTAAGTATTAAAAATAATTTTATAAATCCTACAACAGATATTGCTGATAAATATGTTGCAGAAATTACAAATGACAACAATAATATTGCAAATTACTTTGGGCCATCTAGAGATTACCTGCCATTAACTACAAATATTGAAAAATATCCATTATTTCCTATACCCACAACTTATTCTGATGATACTGTAATATTGGAAGTAAACTATAGCTACGAAGTTTCAGCAGAAGATTTGAGCAATACAACAATTATTAAAAACAATAGTCTAAAACACAAGCAAATATTCTCTAATTATTTTGCCTATGATGATGGTACACCAGAGCGTGGATATTGGGTTACTGGTTCTGATGATTACAGATTGGCAGTTGGATATAATCTTTCGCATGCTGATACGTTGAGAGCAATAAAAATGCAGTTTACACCTATAAAATCTGATATTAATGCAGCATTATTTAGTATAGTAGTTTGGAAGAAAATAGAATTAGGTACAAATACTGAAGAAATCATTTATCAACATGATAATTTGACAATGGCTGATTTAGTTAAAGAATATGGCTACGACACTATCAATGGTTTTTTATATTATAATATCAGAGAAGACTTTATTACAGACAATAATTATGATTTTCCATTAGTACTAGAAGATTCATTTTATGTTGGATTAATTGTATATAATAAAAATACACTTACTGTTGGTTTTGACATGAATAATAACAAAAAAGAATACAATTATTACATGCATACAAAAGTTGGAAGCGCAACTGCTTTCAAATGGTTTCAATCTGACTTCAGTGGAACTATGATAATCAATCCTATTTTGGGTAAAGCATTGGAAGGATATATCACTAGTATAAACAACCATAAAAAGTACAATATAAAAATATATCCAAATCCTGCAAAGAAATATATACATCTATCTGGAATAACCAATGAATCACAAATTGATATTTTTGATTTGAATGGCTCAATTATTCAATCTTTTAGAACAACCCAAGATAGAATTATAAATATTGAAAACCTTTTGCCTGCAATGTATGTTATACATGCAAGAAATATTGTTACAAATGAATCTGGTTCACTAAAATTTATAAAAACTAATGAATAA
- a CDS encoding PASTA domain-containing protein produces the protein MSKYFLNIFYASISGVALLFFTIFFLRWYTMHGESIKVPNIENKSFFEAKKILENNNLELFVIDSTFEPKKTPMSVLYQNPIEGADVKKGRKIYITLNAAAPPSVKIPEIIDNSRRQAEIILTSWGINIGNIIYTPDLAKEAVLGIRYKNQDVKPGKIIPKGSTIDLILGDGIGTVITEVPPLVGLTVLEAIAVLDAVHINVGEKIADGPIDDTMNAYIFNQDPMFGSVGKLNEGNSVKLYITSKPVDFVQP, from the coding sequence ATGTCAAAGTATTTTTTGAATATTTTTTATGCATCGATATCTGGAGTAGCATTGTTATTTTTTACCATTTTTTTCTTAAGATGGTACACTATGCATGGTGAAAGTATTAAAGTACCAAACATTGAGAATAAGTCATTTTTTGAAGCAAAGAAAATATTAGAAAACAATAATTTAGAGTTGTTTGTAATTGATTCAACCTTTGAGCCTAAAAAAACACCAATGTCAGTGTTGTATCAAAATCCAATTGAAGGTGCCGATGTAAAAAAAGGAAGAAAAATATACATTACATTAAATGCGGCTGCACCACCAAGTGTAAAAATACCTGAGATAATAGATAATTCGAGAAGACAAGCCGAAATTATTTTAACAAGTTGGGGAATAAATATTGGAAATATTATTTACACACCAGATTTGGCAAAAGAAGCTGTACTTGGCATTAGATACAAAAACCAAGATGTAAAACCAGGAAAAATAATACCTAAAGGAAGTACAATAGATTTAATTTTGGGTGATGGTATTGGAACTGTAATTACTGAAGTACCACCATTAGTTGGACTTACAGTACTTGAAGCCATAGCTGTATTGGATGCAGTACATATAAATGTAGGCGAAAAAATAGCTGATGGTCCAATTGATGATACTATGAATGCCTATATTTTCAACCAAGACCCAATGTTTGGTAGTGTAGGTAAATTAAATGAAGGTAATTCTGTTAAGTTATATATTACATCAAAACCTGTAGATTTTGTGCAACCTTAA
- the ddlA gene encoding D-alanine--D-alanine ligase, translated as MSKQHIAILFGGKSPEHEVSIISARNIFKAIDKEKFDVSLIGIASDGQWYLENAENLLDEKCIIGKDNNIISVIFGNREKAIYIIKTQQYLPKLDAVFPITHGPNGEDGSLQGILIHLDVPFVGPSVLASAVSMDKDFTKKILRDAGIGHAKGVTLYKHQINNIDYKQLAQELGDVLFIKPCNMGSSVGVTKVTNEQEFNDAIQLAFRFDNKVLVEKGVVGREIECAVLGNELVEASTVGEIIMNFGIYDFENKYINDTAAQLHIPAQNLTDTQIEKIRQTAIKAYQALGIEGLSRVDVFLTEDDDVIINEPNTLPGFTSVSMYPKLWEKSGLAYHLLIEKLIDLAIQRHTRDSQLKRNRI; from the coding sequence ATGAGCAAACAACATATAGCAATTTTATTCGGTGGTAAATCTCCAGAACATGAAGTGTCAATTATATCAGCAAGAAATATTTTTAAAGCCATAGATAAAGAAAAGTTTGATGTCAGTTTGATTGGCATTGCATCTGATGGTCAATGGTATTTGGAAAATGCTGAAAATTTACTTGATGAAAAGTGCATTATTGGAAAAGATAATAACATAATAAGTGTAATATTTGGTAACAGAGAGAAAGCTATTTACATTATAAAAACGCAACAATATTTGCCAAAATTAGATGCTGTTTTCCCAATTACACATGGACCAAATGGAGAAGATGGTTCTTTGCAAGGCATACTTATACATTTAGATGTTCCATTTGTTGGGCCAAGCGTTTTGGCATCTGCAGTAAGTATGGATAAAGATTTTACTAAAAAAATATTGCGTGATGCTGGCATTGGGCATGCAAAAGGCGTAACATTATACAAACATCAAATAAATAATATAGACTACAAACAATTAGCTCAAGAATTAGGTGATGTGTTATTTATAAAACCTTGTAACATGGGTTCTTCTGTTGGTGTAACTAAAGTAACTAATGAACAAGAATTTAATGATGCTATTCAATTGGCATTTAGATTTGATAACAAAGTTTTAGTTGAAAAAGGTGTAGTTGGTAGAGAAATTGAATGTGCTGTACTAGGCAACGAATTAGTTGAAGCAAGTACTGTAGGCGAAATTATCATGAATTTTGGAATTTATGATTTTGAAAATAAATATATTAATGATACTGCCGCACAATTGCATATTCCAGCACAAAATCTTACGGATACACAGATTGAAAAAATTAGACAAACAGCAATAAAAGCATATCAAGCATTAGGTATTGAAGGTTTGAGTAGGGTTGATGTGTTTTTAACAGAAGATGATGACGTAATTATTAATGAACCAAATACATTGCCTGGCTTTACTTCTGTGAGTATGTATCCAAAACTATGGGAAAAATCTGGATTAGCTTATCATCTATTAATAGAAAAATTAATCGATTTAGCGATACAAAGACATACTAGAGATAGTCAATTAAAAAGAAATAGAATATAA
- a CDS encoding DUF839 domain-containing protein: MERRNFLKFIGASTAISLFEKSYAKEKISTHCNKKLYNINYKGILPTDEDAVVLSEELKYHKIISWKDAISDKDYFGFNNDYLCFFSTNKNGTEGLLWVNNEYVERFFIHDKTKENITIDEINLEMYNVGGSIIKIKQDKKSKKWQLVYNDAYNRRINAHTEIPFANNVEIKGKKVAMGTLANCAGGRTPWNTLLTCEENYDANYGENYYTDNIPKFKPSSLGWEKFYNNPTEHYGWVVEIDVFTGNAKKHTALGRMSHECATTHLTADGRCVVYTGDDANNEHLYKFISDKPNSLDEGKLYVADLENKKWKLLDINADEKLKNTFANNIEMLIRTREAAKIVGATPLDRPEDIEIHPYTKEIFVTLTNNIEKENYYGSILKIKEKNNDFLSLDFDYEYFLTGGDETGFACPDNLAFDKKGNLWFTSDISGSKIGKAPYQKFKNNGLFFVPIDGKNKGKAIQIASAPNNAEFTGPYFSEDDETLFLSVQHPGEFSKDKKKLISNWPDGGGSIPKSSVIAIQLV; this comes from the coding sequence ATGGAAAGAAGAAATTTTTTAAAGTTTATTGGTGCAAGCACAGCAATATCTTTATTTGAAAAATCTTATGCAAAAGAAAAAATTAGTACACATTGCAACAAGAAATTATATAACATAAACTACAAAGGAATTTTACCAACAGATGAAGATGCTGTTGTATTGAGTGAAGAATTAAAATATCATAAAATCATTAGCTGGAAAGATGCCATTTCTGATAAAGATTATTTTGGTTTTAATAATGATTATTTATGTTTTTTCTCAACAAACAAAAATGGCACAGAAGGATTACTTTGGGTAAATAATGAGTATGTAGAAAGATTTTTTATACATGACAAAACAAAAGAAAACATCACTATTGATGAAATAAATTTAGAAATGTATAATGTTGGTGGTAGCATTATTAAAATAAAGCAAGATAAAAAATCTAAAAAGTGGCAACTTGTCTATAATGATGCGTACAACAGACGAATAAATGCACATACAGAAATTCCATTTGCCAATAATGTAGAAATAAAAGGCAAAAAAGTGGCTATGGGTACTTTGGCAAATTGTGCTGGTGGACGAACACCTTGGAATACACTTTTAACTTGTGAAGAAAATTATGATGCCAATTATGGTGAAAATTACTACACAGATAATATTCCAAAATTTAAACCAAGTAGTTTAGGTTGGGAAAAATTCTACAACAATCCAACTGAACATTATGGCTGGGTAGTTGAAATTGATGTATTTACTGGAAATGCAAAAAAGCACACTGCATTAGGTAGAATGTCACACGAATGTGCAACCACACATTTAACAGCTGATGGAAGATGCGTAGTGTACACTGGAGATGATGCCAATAATGAACATTTGTATAAATTCATTTCAGACAAACCTAATAGTTTAGACGAAGGCAAACTATATGTAGCTGATTTAGAAAATAAAAAATGGAAATTATTAGATATTAATGCTGATGAAAAATTAAAAAATACATTTGCAAATAATATTGAAATGCTAATTAGAACTAGAGAAGCTGCAAAAATTGTTGGTGCCACACCATTAGACAGACCAGAAGATATAGAAATACATCCATATACAAAAGAAATATTTGTTACGCTTACAAATAATATTGAAAAAGAAAACTATTATGGCTCAATCTTAAAAATTAAAGAGAAAAATAATGACTTTCTATCTTTAGATTTTGACTATGAATATTTTTTAACTGGTGGCGACGAAACTGGATTTGCATGCCCAGACAACTTAGCATTTGATAAAAAAGGAAATTTATGGTTCACATCAGATATTAGTGGATCTAAAATTGGTAAAGCACCGTACCAAAAATTTAAAAACAATGGTTTGTTTTTTGTTCCAATAGATGGCAAAAATAAAGGAAAAGCAATTCAAATTGCATCAGCACCAAACAATGCAGAATTTACTGGCCCATATTTTAGTGAAGATGATGAAACCTTATTTTTAAGTGTGCAACATCCTGGAGAATTTAGCAAAGACAAGAAAAAACTTATCAGCAATTGGCCAGATGGTGGTGGAAGCATTCCAAAATCAAGTGTTATTGCAATCCAATTAGTCTAA
- the bioD gene encoding dethiobiotin synthase gives MKQLFITGIHTDIGKTVVSAILCNALSANYWKPVQAGSLEQTDADFVKKYNSSQIQFPSTYNLKNACSPHFAAIQEQKNILIEEFEIPTTQDNLIIEGAGGLLSPLGNYFTNADFVLHFNLPIILVVKHYLGSINHTLAILEYIKQKNIYLLGVIYVGNDHSESEQFIEQQYDFAKLGRVDVVENIDFDFIKNSAQKFRNII, from the coding sequence ATGAAACAACTTTTTATTACTGGCATTCATACTGATATAGGCAAAACTGTTGTGAGTGCAATTTTGTGCAATGCACTATCAGCAAATTATTGGAAGCCAGTGCAAGCTGGAAGTTTAGAGCAAACTGATGCTGATTTTGTAAAAAAATATAATTCATCGCAAATACAATTTCCATCTACATACAATCTAAAAAATGCATGTTCGCCACACTTTGCAGCAATACAAGAACAAAAGAATATTTTAATTGAAGAATTTGAAATTCCAACAACTCAAGATAATTTAATTATTGAAGGTGCTGGTGGCTTGTTGTCGCCTCTGGGAAATTATTTTACCAACGCAGATTTTGTTCTACATTTTAATTTGCCAATTATATTAGTTGTAAAGCATTATTTAGGTAGTATCAATCACACGTTAGCTATATTAGAATATATTAAACAAAAAAATATATATTTACTTGGTGTGATTTATGTTGGAAATGATCATTCAGAATCTGAACAATTTATTGAACAACAATATGATTTCGCAAAATTAGGTAGGGTAGATGTAGTAGAAAATATAGATTTCGATTTTATAAAGAATTCAGCACAAAAATTTAGAAATATAATATGA
- the bioA gene encoding adenosylmethionine--8-amino-7-oxononanoate transaminase yields the protein MNWIASDEHIWHPFTQHAIDKKTIGIVSGKDTLLFDIDNKIYIDAISSWWVNLFGHCNETIAAAIFAQTQKLEHTIFAGFTHEPACKLASKLIDILPNNFDKVFFSDNGSTSVEVALKMAIQYWHNKGIKKTKIIAFENAYHGDTFGAMSVGKSAFFTAFDNWLFEVIKIPIPTHDNIDKVIDLFTTQVSTNDVVCFIFEPLILGSAGMQMYDAKYLDLLIAIAQQHEVICIADEVMTGFGRTGKNFAIEYLNQPIDIICLSKGITGGFLPLGVTICNTAIYDAFYSEDKMKTFFHGHSYTANPISCAAACASIDLLSTYQDRIHALCKLQNDFLLSLSNNPIVKNIRRTGTIVAFEVNSEYENYFDNIKQKLYIKFLNEGVLLRPLGNTVYIMPPYCIQKEELEKIYSVIEKVLNEIN from the coding sequence ATGAATTGGATAGCATCAGATGAACATATTTGGCATCCATTTACACAACATGCAATAGATAAAAAGACTATTGGAATAGTATCTGGAAAAGATACTTTGCTGTTTGATATTGATAACAAAATATATATTGATGCTATTTCTTCGTGGTGGGTAAATTTATTTGGACATTGTAATGAGACTATTGCTGCAGCAATTTTTGCACAAACACAAAAACTAGAACATACCATTTTTGCTGGATTTACACATGAGCCAGCTTGTAAATTAGCATCAAAGTTAATTGATATTTTACCTAATAATTTTGATAAAGTATTCTTCTCTGACAATGGTTCTACATCAGTAGAAGTTGCACTAAAAATGGCAATACAATACTGGCACAACAAAGGAATAAAAAAAACAAAAATTATTGCATTTGAAAATGCGTATCATGGTGATACATTTGGTGCCATGTCTGTTGGTAAATCTGCTTTCTTTACTGCATTTGATAATTGGTTGTTTGAAGTTATAAAAATTCCGATTCCAACTCATGATAATATTGATAAAGTAATTGACTTATTTACAACACAAGTGAGCACAAATGATGTAGTATGTTTCATTTTTGAGCCATTGATATTAGGTTCAGCTGGTATGCAAATGTATGATGCTAAGTACCTTGATTTATTGATTGCAATTGCTCAACAACATGAAGTTATTTGCATAGCTGATGAAGTAATGACTGGATTTGGAAGAACTGGAAAGAATTTTGCAATAGAATATTTAAACCAGCCAATAGATATAATTTGTTTGTCAAAAGGTATAACTGGTGGATTTTTGCCATTAGGTGTTACAATTTGTAATACAGCAATATATGATGCATTTTATTCAGAAGACAAAATGAAAACTTTTTTTCATGGGCATTCATATACAGCAAATCCTATAAGTTGTGCTGCCGCTTGTGCTTCAATAGATTTGTTGAGCACATATCAAGATAGGATACATGCATTATGTAAATTGCAAAATGATTTTTTATTGTCATTATCAAACAATCCAATTGTAAAAAATATCAGAAGAACTGGAACTATTGTGGCTTTTGAAGTGAATAGTGAATATGAAAATTACTTTGACAATATAAAGCAAAAATTATATATAAAATTTTTAAACGAAGGTGTGTTGCTTCGTCCACTTGGTAATACAGTATATATTATGCCACCATATTGCATTCAAAAAGAAGAGCTTGAAAAAATATATAGTGTAATAGAAAAAGTATTAAATGAAATTAATTAG
- a CDS encoding phosphatidylinositol-specific phospholipase C domain-containing protein, which translates to MNKISLLVLLLVLLFSCKKESINTQNNTNNPIDTTTNPIDTTVIPIDTTNHSIDSINNVFYSKKYNQVCFLMTHNAMNNTEKGYWFPNQTHSITKQLNDGVRGLMIDTYNGNDGNAITYHGVEFAGSQKLVDVLKEVLVFLSNNPKEIVTIIFENQGSNDQLIKAIQDAYLEEYTYVHNGTWKTLKEMIDANQRLVLFAEFNKTPSANYLHYAWSTIFDTKYEYKNVNQFDCDVNRGSNNGTNSLFLINHWLGNIFGVPEKKFAYQANTREVLSKRVNECTAANNHFLNFLGIDFYEIGAAKAIVDSINYTPN; encoded by the coding sequence ATGAACAAAATTTCCTTACTAGTTTTATTGCTTGTCTTATTATTTTCTTGTAAAAAAGAATCTATTAATACACAAAACAATACTAACAATCCAATTGACACAACTACAAATCCTATAGATACAACAGTTATTCCAATAGATACTACTAACCATAGTATTGACTCAATAAACAATGTATTTTATAGTAAAAAATACAACCAAGTATGTTTTTTAATGACACACAATGCTATGAATAATACTGAGAAAGGCTATTGGTTTCCAAATCAAACGCATAGTATTACTAAACAACTTAACGATGGAGTACGTGGTTTAATGATAGATACTTACAATGGTAATGATGGAAATGCAATCACATATCATGGTGTAGAGTTTGCAGGAAGCCAAAAATTAGTAGATGTGCTAAAAGAAGTATTGGTGTTTTTGAGCAACAATCCAAAAGAAATTGTAACTATAATTTTTGAAAACCAAGGAAGCAATGATCAATTAATCAAAGCTATACAAGATGCGTATTTGGAAGAATATACATACGTACACAATGGCACATGGAAAACTTTAAAAGAAATGATAGATGCCAATCAAAGATTGGTATTATTTGCTGAATTTAATAAAACACCATCAGCTAATTATTTACATTATGCATGGTCTACAATTTTTGATACAAAATATGAATATAAGAATGTAAATCAGTTTGACTGTGATGTAAACAGAGGCAGCAACAATGGTACAAATTCATTATTCTTAATCAACCATTGGTTAGGCAATATTTTTGGTGTACCAGAGAAAAAATTTGCATATCAAGCAAATACACGTGAAGTATTATCAAAAAGAGTAAATGAATGTACTGCAGCTAATAATCATTTTTTAAATTTCTTAGGAATAGATTTTTATGAAATTGGTGCTGCAAAAGCTATTGTAGACTCAATAAACTACACACCTAATTAA